A portion of the Manduca sexta isolate Smith_Timp_Sample1 chromosome 20, JHU_Msex_v1.0, whole genome shotgun sequence genome contains these proteins:
- the LOC115446289 gene encoding uncharacterized protein LOC115446289 isoform X1, which produces MSVKYLVLCVFSIVIIVVNSQVCTRTVTIYSETFRRSGNVIKDRAANPMVYNVIKYCCPGYYNVNAQEEASSTNCLKLCKMNCKSESCVNKQCVCPEGFIKDTTETVCIPNCGPGHKRVNGSCQPESKISSENNGANNKVDDTEPYTSNSDNSNKTLFFVSAVTNVILLLIVLVIVLTKCKTVVRDNKNNVTEPRDTYVDMNGASRNPVLFTKNESVPKNAMPGCSEDNVLRGGVHRHNVTEPPQYESIQYVRTTKKFGTDVGSTETLCYDYVETPLPIHLRKAKQQVPPRG; this is translated from the exons AATATATAGCGAGACGTTTAGAAGATCAGGAAATGTTATAAAAGACAGAGCTGCAAat CCCATGGTctacaatgttattaaatattgctgTCCTGGTTACTACAATGTGAATGCCCAAGAAGAAGCTTCCAG tacTAATTGTTTGAAGTTATGCAAGATGAATTGTAAATCGGAATCATGCGTTAATAAGCAATGCGTCTGTCCTGAAGGATTCATAAAAGACACAACAGAAACTGTCTGCATTCCGAATTGTGGCCCAGGGCATAAACGCGTTAACGGAAGCTGTCAGCCGGAAAGCAAAATTTCATCAGAAAATAATGGGGCGAATAATAAAGTTGATGATACTGAGCCATATACTAGCAACTCTGACAA CTCTAACAAAACCCTTTTCTTCGTGTCTGCTGTTACTAacgtaatattattacttattgttttaGTAATAGTATTAACAAAGTGTAAAACCGTCGTCCGCGATAACAAAA ATAATGTGACGGAGCCCCGCGATACGTACGTGGACATGAACGGTGCAAGTCGGAATCCTGTTCTTTTTACGAAGAATGAATCCGTCCCCAAGA atGCCATGCCGGGATGCAGCGAGGATAATGTTCTAAGGGGCGGTGTTCACCGACATAATGTCACCGAACCCCCACAATATGAATCTATCCAATATG TACGAACTACAAAGAAGTTTGGTACAGACGTTGGTTCGACAGAGACGCTGTGTTACGACTATGTAGAAACGCCGCTACCGATTCATCTTAGAAAAGCTAAGCAACAAGTGCCGCCCCGAGGTTGA
- the LOC115446289 gene encoding uncharacterized protein LOC115446289 isoform X2: MVYNVIKYCCPGYYNVNAQEEASSTNCLKLCKMNCKSESCVNKQCVCPEGFIKDTTETVCIPNCGPGHKRVNGSCQPESKISSENNGANNKVDDTEPYTSNSDNSNKTLFFVSAVTNVILLLIVLVIVLTKCKTVVRDNKNNVTEPRDTYVDMNGASRNPVLFTKNESVPKNAMPGCSEDNVLRGGVHRHNVTEPPQYESIQYVRTTKKFGTDVGSTETLCYDYVETPLPIHLRKAKQQVPPRG; encoded by the exons ATGGTctacaatgttattaaatattgctgTCCTGGTTACTACAATGTGAATGCCCAAGAAGAAGCTTCCAG tacTAATTGTTTGAAGTTATGCAAGATGAATTGTAAATCGGAATCATGCGTTAATAAGCAATGCGTCTGTCCTGAAGGATTCATAAAAGACACAACAGAAACTGTCTGCATTCCGAATTGTGGCCCAGGGCATAAACGCGTTAACGGAAGCTGTCAGCCGGAAAGCAAAATTTCATCAGAAAATAATGGGGCGAATAATAAAGTTGATGATACTGAGCCATATACTAGCAACTCTGACAA CTCTAACAAAACCCTTTTCTTCGTGTCTGCTGTTACTAacgtaatattattacttattgttttaGTAATAGTATTAACAAAGTGTAAAACCGTCGTCCGCGATAACAAAA ATAATGTGACGGAGCCCCGCGATACGTACGTGGACATGAACGGTGCAAGTCGGAATCCTGTTCTTTTTACGAAGAATGAATCCGTCCCCAAGA atGCCATGCCGGGATGCAGCGAGGATAATGTTCTAAGGGGCGGTGTTCACCGACATAATGTCACCGAACCCCCACAATATGAATCTATCCAATATG TACGAACTACAAAGAAGTTTGGTACAGACGTTGGTTCGACAGAGACGCTGTGTTACGACTATGTAGAAACGCCGCTACCGATTCATCTTAGAAAAGCTAAGCAACAAGTGCCGCCCCGAGGTTGA